Proteins encoded by one window of Clostridium cagae:
- a CDS encoding nicotinate phosphoribosyltransferase encodes MMSPLLLTDFYKTIHHMCYAEGLTKLVSYWTPRMSRKENMDKIVMFGLQSFLKKYMIDYFNENFFSVSKVQIVNEYKRVISKTMGEMAADTTHIEKLHDLGYLPIQIKTVPEGIRVNIKTPMIEITNTHDDFAWLVNYLETFMSCNIWQPMTSATIAYRYREIVEEYFNLTVVNGDVTKACGDFSMRGFSSIESAQVSSAGHLLSFTGTATISSILYLEDYYNCNIENEIIGIGTPSTEHSVMCSYGSDELKAYKRLINEVFPSGILSIVSDTYDYWNLITNILPILKTDILNREGKIVIRGDSGDPVKIICGDKDAPKDSPEYKGTVELLYEIFGGQVNKKGYKVLNSHIGAIYGDSITVERCKEICKRLMNKGFAVNNCTFGIGSYTYQYNTRDTFGFALKATHAIINGKEKFIFKDPKTDNGNFKKSQKGMCYVYKNNNDVLYKDELTIQEQESCKDNLLQVVFKDGKLIKEYSLKEIRERLHGKF; translated from the coding sequence ATTATGAGTCCGTTACTATTAACTGATTTTTATAAAACAATACACCATATGTGTTATGCAGAAGGATTGACAAAGCTTGTGAGCTATTGGACGCCTAGAATGTCTAGAAAAGAAAATATGGATAAGATTGTTATGTTTGGATTGCAATCTTTTTTGAAAAAATATATGATTGACTATTTTAATGAAAATTTTTTTAGTGTTTCTAAGGTGCAAATAGTAAATGAATATAAGAGAGTTATTTCAAAAACAATGGGGGAAATGGCAGCAGATACTACTCATATTGAAAAGCTTCATGATTTAGGATATTTGCCTATTCAAATTAAAACTGTTCCAGAGGGGATAAGAGTTAACATAAAGACTCCAATGATTGAAATAACTAATACTCATGATGATTTTGCATGGCTTGTAAATTATTTAGAGACATTTATGAGTTGTAATATATGGCAACCAATGACAAGCGCAACCATTGCTTATAGATATAGAGAAATTGTAGAAGAATATTTTAACTTAACAGTAGTGAATGGTGATGTAACTAAAGCTTGTGGAGATTTTAGTATGAGAGGTTTTAGTTCAATAGAAAGCGCACAAGTTAGTAGTGCTGGACACTTACTTTCTTTTACTGGAACAGCTACTATTTCTTCAATTCTTTATTTAGAAGATTATTATAATTGTAATATAGAAAATGAAATTATAGGCATTGGTACTCCATCAACAGAGCATAGTGTAATGTGTAGTTATGGTAGTGATGAACTTAAAGCTTACAAAAGATTAATTAATGAGGTATTTCCAAGTGGAATTTTAAGTATAGTTTCAGATACTTATGATTATTGGAATCTGATAACCAATATTCTTCCAATATTGAAAACTGATATTTTAAATAGGGAAGGAAAAATTGTTATAAGAGGTGATAGTGGGGATCCTGTTAAGATAATTTGTGGAGATAAGGATGCTCCTAAAGACAGTCCAGAATATAAGGGAACTGTTGAACTTTTATATGAGATATTTGGTGGACAAGTAAATAAAAAAGGATATAAAGTTTTAAATTCTCATATAGGAGCAATTTATGGAGATAGCATTACAGTAGAACGATGCAAAGAAATATGTAAGCGGTTGATGAATAAGGGTTTTGCAGTAAATAATTGTACTTTTGGAATCGGATCATACACTTATCAATATAACACTCGTGATACATTTGGATTTGCATTAAAAGCGACTCATGCAATTATAAATGGTAAGGAAAAATTTATATTTAAAGATCCTAAAACGGATAATGGAAATTTTAAAAAATCACAAAAAGGTATGTGTTATGTTTATAAAAATAATAATGATGTTCTTTACAAAGATGAATTAACAATACAAGAACAGGAAAGCTGCAAAGATAATTTACTACAAGTTGTATTTAAAGATGGAAAATTAATCAAAGAGTATTCATTAAAGGAAATAAGAGAAAGATTACATGGAAAATTTTAA
- a CDS encoding NADAR family protein produces the protein MNKLMAPLWIKYPNIPNGSIGWRMGYGESYSEKFYRWFSKLSEEKKNQYNELFEKPKMWGISTSFKNIKFWTKNGKPEYSRKQLIEDFSKRNKIKYTFFWGHQPSKNGEISTSCFSQWYESDFNIGHIKYFCMEQYMMSYKAKLFNDKEIEEKIMNSKHPKEIKALGRKIKNFDEDTWNKYKNSIILNGNYTKFTQNEELRKFLLNTKDRILVEASPYDNIWGIGMSKDNPNVEDPTAWKGENLLGFALTEVRSEISRVYKNYDKINL, from the coding sequence ATGAATAAGTTAATGGCTCCGTTGTGGATTAAGTATCCTAATATACCAAATGGAAGCATTGGTTGGAGAATGGGGTATGGTGAATCATATAGTGAAAAATTTTATAGATGGTTTTCGAAGCTAAGTGAAGAAAAGAAAAATCAATACAATGAGTTGTTTGAAAAGCCTAAAATGTGGGGAATTTCTACTTCGTTTAAAAATATTAAATTTTGGACCAAGAACGGAAAGCCAGAATATTCAAGGAAGCAATTAATAGAAGATTTTAGTAAAAGAAATAAAATTAAATATACTTTCTTTTGGGGACATCAACCTTCTAAGAATGGTGAGATTTCAACATCATGTTTTAGTCAATGGTATGAAAGTGATTTTAATATAGGACATATTAAATATTTTTGTATGGAGCAATATATGATGTCATATAAAGCAAAGCTTTTTAATGACAAGGAAATAGAAGAAAAAATAATGAATAGTAAGCACCCTAAAGAGATTAAAGCATTAGGAAGAAAAATCAAAAATTTTGATGAAGATACTTGGAATAAGTATAAAAATTCAATAATTTTAAATGGAAATTATACTAAATTTACTCAAAATGAAGAGCTAAGGAAATTCTTATTAAACACAAAAGATAGAATTTTAGTAGAGGCAAGTCCTTATGATAACATATGGGGAATTGGCATGAGTAAAGATAATCCCAATGTTGAAGATCCTACAGCGTGGAAAGGTGAAAATCTTTTGGGATTTGCTTTAACTGAGGTTAGATCTGAAATAAGCAGAGTATATAAAAATTATGATAAAATAAATTTATAG
- a CDS encoding viral A-type inclusion protein, whose translation MSLNINSNNINIVRSNNFKRIGEINNNYDKDLKKNNDDKKTSSLNIQKQDNNKNDLLEKLQKQKQALKERKQSLIETTMDPKEKKYKLEEINENLQDIEAQIQQLNMNEKEKEVQKEQEEMLKKKAKEEELKANEDEVRDDIIISASLNELIKFSHSKNNIHLLKDSKNRQLVEKGYIKHVTDLNGYTNPNNYNDKRLAQITKSISSLEHSVSKEINKINNAAKRIQYKTEIATKKLDYNDDKINKEKQVVNDDKEQKNIKDNLKQNLDENLKTKQNK comes from the coding sequence ATGAGTTTAAATATAAATTCGAATAATATAAATATAGTTAGATCTAATAATTTTAAAAGAATAGGTGAAATTAACAATAATTATGACAAAGATTTGAAAAAAAATAATGATGATAAAAAAACATCAAGTCTTAATATACAAAAACAAGATAACAATAAGAATGACTTACTTGAAAAACTTCAAAAACAAAAACAGGCTTTAAAAGAAAGAAAACAATCTTTGATTGAAACAACTATGGATCCTAAAGAAAAGAAATATAAACTTGAAGAAATAAATGAAAACCTTCAAGATATAGAAGCTCAAATTCAACAATTAAACATGAACGAAAAGGAAAAAGAAGTTCAAAAAGAGCAAGAAGAGATGTTAAAGAAAAAAGCTAAAGAAGAAGAGCTAAAAGCTAATGAAGATGAAGTGAGAGATGATATAATAATCTCTGCAAGTTTAAATGAACTTATAAAGTTCAGTCATTCTAAAAATAACATTCATTTGCTTAAAGATAGTAAAAATAGACAATTAGTTGAAAAAGGCTATATTAAACATGTTACCGACTTAAATGGATATACCAATCCAAACAATTATAATGACAAACGTCTAGCTCAAATCACTAAAAGCATATCATCTTTAGAACATAGTGTATCTAAAGAAATTAATAAAATTAATAATGCTGCTAAAAGGATACAATATAAAACTGAAATAGCTACTAAAAAACTTGACTATAATGATGATAAAATTAACAAAGAAAAACAAGTTGTGAATGATGATAAAGAACAAAAAAATATCAAAGACAACTTAAAACAAAATTTAGATGAAAATCTAAAAACTAAGCAAAATAAATAA
- a CDS encoding S8 family peptidase — MNLRLCSGYYSGDSPNFLVEYRGDFKSQIDKVSYACGDVLTNTIGIISLPYEYLEQVLIDVPSIKFIDFRSMSVLQDISPSSIDQILTIKKNPYLNLTGKGVLVGIVDTGIDYLNNEFIREDGTSRIAAIWDQSIENVKAESVYLGNIYSNEEINKAINAYKNKEDPYAIVPSKDDIDHGTEMAGIIGARGYNGEFQGVANDCEFVIVKLLESLNFQKILQSNNVKYTPVYNSSEIVAAIEYLKNFSIKMNKPMVIYLGIGTTEGSHDGNNLISRYLTSIASVRGIALVAGVGNEGAAEGHASGYIRNVGETDSIELNIPREMKNFSFNIWVKKPNKMSLNVISPTGEESSFIQAKRNKKEEINFVFSNANLKINYYMPEHFSGHEVIEVIFKNINPGIWKFILRGDYISDGEYNVWLQPKVTLPENTKFLEPDPFSTLTIPATARKVITVAYHGLINESLVATSGKGFNTNNLINPDIATVGINILTTKVLGETTIVSGSSAAAAVVAGGCALLLQWGVVDGNDTTMYSTKIRSYLIYGAYRKPELTYPNRETGYGSFDILGTFNIISRKYIQTRENMNFRNDNFIQYQADKLFIRIPKEMMPDAKI; from the coding sequence ATGAATTTAAGATTATGTTCAGGGTACTATTCTGGGGATTCACCTAATTTTTTAGTTGAATATAGAGGAGATTTTAAGAGTCAAATAGATAAGGTATCATATGCTTGTGGGGATGTATTAACAAATACCATAGGTATTATATCATTACCTTATGAATATTTAGAACAAGTATTAATAGATGTTCCTTCAATTAAATTTATTGATTTTAGAAGTATGTCTGTATTACAAGATATTTCGCCAAGTTCAATAGATCAGATATTAACAATAAAGAAAAATCCATATTTGAATTTAACAGGAAAGGGTGTACTCGTAGGAATTGTAGATACAGGAATTGATTATTTAAATAATGAATTTATTAGAGAAGATGGAACATCGAGAATAGCTGCAATATGGGATCAAAGTATAGAAAATGTTAAAGCTGAATCTGTGTATCTTGGTAACATTTATTCTAATGAAGAAATAAATAAAGCAATAAATGCCTATAAAAATAAAGAGGATCCATATGCTATTGTTCCATCAAAAGACGATATAGATCATGGAACTGAAATGGCTGGGATAATTGGAGCTAGGGGGTATAATGGCGAATTTCAGGGGGTTGCAAATGATTGTGAATTTGTAATTGTAAAACTACTGGAATCTTTAAATTTTCAAAAAATCTTACAGTCAAATAATGTTAAATATACGCCGGTGTATAATTCATCTGAAATAGTAGCAGCGATAGAATATTTAAAGAATTTTTCAATAAAAATGAATAAGCCAATGGTTATATATTTAGGGATTGGTACAACAGAGGGGAGTCATGATGGTAATAATTTAATTTCAAGATATTTAACTTCTATAGCAAGCGTAAGGGGTATAGCTTTAGTTGCAGGAGTTGGAAATGAAGGTGCAGCAGAAGGACATGCATCAGGATATATTAGAAATGTAGGCGAAACAGATAGTATAGAATTAAATATACCTAGAGAAATGAAAAATTTCTCATTTAATATATGGGTAAAAAAACCTAACAAAATGTCATTAAATGTAATCTCACCTACAGGAGAAGAGAGTAGTTTTATTCAAGCTAAAAGAAATAAAAAAGAAGAAATTAATTTTGTCTTTTCAAATGCTAATTTAAAGATTAATTATTATATGCCTGAGCATTTTTCAGGACATGAAGTTATTGAAGTGATTTTTAAAAACATAAATCCTGGTATATGGAAATTCATTTTAAGAGGGGACTATATAAGTGATGGTGAATATAATGTATGGCTTCAACCTAAAGTTACATTGCCAGAGAATACAAAATTTTTAGAGCCAGATCCATTTAGTACATTAACAATTCCAGCAACTGCAAGGAAAGTGATTACAGTTGCATATCATGGATTAATTAATGAGTCACTAGTTGCTACTTCAGGTAAAGGATTTAATACTAATAATTTGATTAACCCTGATATTGCCACAGTAGGAATAAATATTCTAACAACGAAAGTTTTAGGGGAAACTACTATTGTATCAGGTAGCTCAGCAGCCGCTGCTGTAGTTGCAGGGGGATGTGCACTTTTATTGCAATGGGGAGTAGTTGATGGAAATGATACTACTATGTATTCTACTAAAATTAGAAGTTACTTAATATATGGTGCTTATAGAAAACCAGAACTTACATATCCAAACAGAGAAACTGGGTATGGAAGCTTTGACATATTAGGGACATTTAATATTATAAGTAGAAAATATATACAAACTAGAGAGAATATGAATTTTAGAAATGACAACTTTATTCAATATCAAGCTGATAAATTATTTATAAGGATTCCAAAGGAGATGATGCCAGATGCTAAGATATAA
- a CDS encoding S8 family peptidase: MLRYKSNMPRDIFHNTDYKHYIVQYQGKINDEELQKEGYYIAIINDKYAIISTQKERKINVDDPLFSNIVYIKGTETYTLEEISPIEASQVRNLQINLPLQLTGKGVVVGIIDTGIDYLSDEFMTLQGDTRIDCIWDQTITSDKDGEIELVPYGALYVKDKINEAIKAYNEGKSPYDIVPSIDENGHGTSMSGIIGATGKNPELKGVAPDCKFVVVKLIEDYSNKAQFNAQVPIFNITAIFSALEFLYEYALRKSEPMVIYLPLGSNSGNHRGNGILPEYIESISNSRGIAVVTGAGNERSRAGHASGVISKAGETRNIELNISPNQKYLWVEIWVEAPNIMTVDIVSPSGENTGVIPAIINLSEDYNFIFEKTSIKIEFYIPEENTGDELIRIDFFDLQPGIWKIKLIANLVLDGAYNMWIPQYGLSIGDTSLSPSDPFGTFTNPGDSTSIITVAAYNQNNNNIVNYSGMSFLDDYIDRVDIAAGGVNAITVAPNNSIATVNGTSVSAAVVAGTCAILFQWGIIEGNDPYMYSQTMKTYLTRGTKQRPGDSYPNPQWGYGILDVLGIFSNMT; encoded by the coding sequence ATGCTAAGATATAAGTCCAATATGCCTAGAGATATCTTTCATAATACAGATTATAAACACTATATTGTTCAATATCAAGGAAAAATAAATGATGAAGAATTGCAAAAGGAAGGATATTATATAGCAATAATTAATGACAAGTATGCTATAATTTCAACGCAAAAAGAAAGAAAAATCAATGTTGATGACCCTTTATTTTCGAATATAGTGTATATAAAGGGAACTGAAACTTATACTCTTGAAGAAATTAGTCCTATAGAAGCATCTCAAGTAAGGAATTTACAAATAAATTTACCACTTCAATTAACTGGGAAGGGAGTGGTTGTTGGGATTATTGATACTGGAATTGATTATTTAAGTGATGAATTTATGACTTTGCAGGGAGATACTAGAATAGACTGTATATGGGATCAGACAATAACATCAGACAAAGATGGTGAGATTGAACTTGTACCATATGGAGCTTTATATGTAAAAGATAAAATAAATGAAGCAATAAAGGCTTACAATGAAGGAAAATCACCATACGATATTGTACCTAGCATTGATGAAAATGGACATGGAACTAGCATGAGTGGAATAATTGGAGCTACTGGTAAAAATCCTGAACTTAAGGGAGTTGCGCCTGATTGTAAATTTGTAGTTGTGAAATTAATAGAAGACTATTCAAATAAAGCTCAATTTAACGCTCAAGTTCCAATTTTTAATATTACTGCAATATTTTCGGCTTTAGAATTTTTATATGAATACGCTTTAAGAAAGTCTGAACCTATGGTTATATATCTTCCACTTGGAAGTAATTCTGGAAACCATAGGGGAAATGGAATTTTGCCTGAATATATAGAATCAATTTCTAATAGTAGAGGTATAGCTGTAGTAACAGGTGCAGGAAATGAAAGGTCTAGAGCTGGGCATGCTTCAGGTGTGATTTCTAAAGCAGGTGAAACAAGAAATATAGAGCTAAACATATCACCAAATCAAAAATATTTATGGGTAGAGATTTGGGTTGAAGCACCTAATATAATGACGGTGGATATAGTTTCACCATCAGGAGAAAATACAGGAGTAATTCCAGCAATAATAAATCTTAGTGAAGATTATAATTTTATTTTTGAAAAAACATCAATAAAGATTGAATTTTATATTCCAGAAGAAAATACAGGGGATGAATTAATACGTATAGATTTTTTTGATTTACAACCTGGAATATGGAAAATAAAATTAATAGCAAATTTGGTATTAGATGGAGCATACAATATGTGGATACCACAGTATGGATTATCAATAGGGGACACTTCTTTAAGCCCATCAGATCCTTTTGGTACATTTACTAATCCAGGTGATTCAACTTCAATAATTACAGTAGCAGCTTATAATCAAAATAATAATAATATAGTGAATTATTCAGGAATGTCATTTTTAGATGATTATATAGATAGAGTTGATATTGCAGCAGGTGGTGTAAATGCAATAACTGTGGCGCCTAATAATTCTATTGCAACAGTAAATGGAACTAGTGTTTCGGCTGCTGTTGTTGCTGGAACTTGCGCTATATTATTTCAATGGGGAATTATAGAAGGAAATGATCCATATATGTATTCCCAAACAATGAAAACTTATTTAACTAGAGGGACTAAACAGAGACCAGGAGATTCATATCCTAATCCTCAGTGGGGATATGGAATATTAGATGTGCTTGGGATTTTTTCTAATATGACTTAA
- a CDS encoding aldehyde dehydrogenase: MTYKELSLKDVEVMLKKHNEFFECKETKSIEFRIRQLKLLKVGIKKYENEIYEALNLDLGKNEFESYATEIGFILSSIEYSIKNLKKWSKCKKVKTPMYLLSSKGYIMYEPYGTVLIMGPYNYPFQLLIEPLIGAISAGNCAVLKPSELSPNVSKVVSKIISETYNENYITCIEGGIETNTALINSKFDYIFFTGSVNVGKIVMKAAAENLIPITLELGGKSPVIVDKSTNVKVVAKRIIWGKTLNAGQTCVAPDYVLAENSIKDSLIEEMKKVIQEFYGMDAEKSIDFGRIINEKHFERINNIVRSDKEFIVYGGKTNDKINYIEPTLIDITSSDCACMKEEIFGPVLPIIGYSDLDEAIKEIKRFPKPLAMYVFTNDKVVEKKILNEISSGGVCVNDVITHLVNPNLPFGGVGNSGMGSYHGYNSFLTFSHEKSVLKKSDKADIALLFPPYNKRKLDIIKKFMK; the protein is encoded by the coding sequence ATGACATATAAAGAACTTAGTTTGAAAGACGTAGAAGTGATGCTTAAAAAACATAATGAGTTTTTTGAATGTAAAGAAACTAAAAGTATTGAATTCAGAATAAGACAACTCAAATTACTTAAAGTTGGAATAAAAAAATATGAAAATGAAATTTATGAAGCATTAAATTTAGATTTAGGAAAAAATGAATTTGAATCATATGCTACAGAAATCGGGTTCATATTATCAAGCATTGAATATTCAATAAAAAATTTAAAAAAGTGGTCAAAGTGTAAAAAAGTTAAAACTCCTATGTATTTATTATCATCTAAAGGATATATAATGTATGAACCTTATGGGACAGTACTTATAATGGGACCTTATAATTATCCATTTCAACTTTTAATTGAACCATTAATAGGTGCAATATCAGCAGGAAACTGTGCTGTATTAAAACCATCAGAACTTTCTCCTAATGTATCTAAAGTGGTTAGTAAAATAATTTCTGAAACTTATAATGAAAATTATATTACATGTATTGAGGGTGGGATAGAAACTAATACAGCTTTAATAAATTCTAAATTTGATTATATATTTTTTACTGGCAGTGTTAATGTTGGAAAAATAGTTATGAAAGCAGCAGCTGAAAATTTAATTCCTATTACTTTAGAATTAGGAGGGAAAAGTCCTGTTATAGTTGATAAAAGTACAAATGTAAAAGTTGTAGCTAAAAGAATTATATGGGGAAAAACATTAAATGCTGGTCAAACATGTGTAGCACCAGATTATGTTTTAGCTGAAAATTCTATTAAAGATAGTCTTATTGAAGAAATGAAAAAAGTTATACAAGAATTCTATGGTATGGATGCAGAGAAAAGTATAGATTTTGGAAGAATAATTAATGAAAAACACTTTGAACGTATAAATAATATTGTTCGCAGCGATAAAGAGTTTATAGTTTATGGTGGCAAAACTAATGATAAAATTAATTATATAGAACCAACACTTATTGATATTACATCCTCTGATTGCGCTTGTATGAAAGAAGAAATTTTTGGGCCTGTTTTACCTATAATTGGGTATAGTGATTTAGATGAAGCTATTAAAGAAATTAAAAGATTCCCCAAACCACTAGCTATGTATGTATTTACTAATGATAAAGTAGTAGAAAAAAAGATATTAAATGAAATTTCATCGGGTGGAGTATGTGTAAATGATGTTATAACACATTTAGTAAATCCTAACTTACCATTTGGAGGAGTTGGAAATTCAGGAATGGGTTCCTATCATGGATATAATAGTTTTCTAACATTTTCACATGAAAAAAGTGTACTTAAAAAAAGTGATAAAGCAGATATAGCTTTACTATTTCCACCTTATAATAAAAGAAAGTTAGATATAATAAAAAAGTTTATGAAATAA
- the gshAB gene encoding bifunctional glutamate--cysteine ligase GshA/glutathione synthetase GshB — translation MLKYIKEKVTINQLLKANYGIEREMLRVNEEGKISLKEHPKVFGDKINNPYITTDFSESQIEMITPVFDTVEEVHKFISSLYDIVSQEIGDEYLWPQSMPCLIPDGSEIPIAKYNEDSKGQEAKRYREKLIHKYGGKKQLISGIHYNFSFNEELIKVLYKEYGVKGTYKTFKNNIYLKVARNYLRYRWLIIYLLGASPVLHDTYMENNKNEFKEIGSDTLSNDKATSYRNGKYGYRNNTELFPNYHSVNDYIESLKAFINDEVIDSYKELYSQIRLKPKNNDDFFNSLLDDGINYLEYRTIDVNPFEKSGIALNDLYFLQIFNIFLLLKEESDYETWQQEALENQNIISNFGQCNAELKRDGVSISRDKWALKLLEEIKNLNSELKLGKENVIDSMIDKVNNSNLTYSYRILEKIKNQGYVNGFLNLSKKYKNDAYNNRFKFNIYEDLELSTQILIKEAIKRGIKFNIIDRRDNFISLQKGEKVEYIKQATKTSKDNYISVLIMENKVVTKKVLENNSINVPRGYEFTSLNEATSMVGEFINRPIVVKPKSTNFGIGISIFTEKCDKEDVICALKIAFKHDDTVLVEEFVRGKEYRFLVINDEVEGILHRVPANVIGDSVSSIRTLVEIKNQDPLRGYHYRTPLEKINLDENARLFLKQQNKDFDYVPKKDEIVYLRENSNISTGGDSIDYTDDIPEKFKNIAIQCAKAVNAKICGVDMIIEDYRDENSQYAIIELNFNPAIHIHSYPYKGTERNIAVKILDLLGFI, via the coding sequence ATGTTAAAGTATATTAAGGAAAAGGTTACTATAAATCAATTACTAAAAGCAAATTATGGAATTGAAAGGGAAATGCTAAGAGTTAATGAAGAAGGAAAGATATCATTAAAGGAACATCCAAAAGTTTTTGGAGATAAGATAAATAATCCTTATATAACCACTGATTTTTCAGAAAGCCAAATAGAAATGATAACTCCAGTATTTGATACTGTAGAGGAGGTTCATAAATTTATAAGTTCACTTTATGATATTGTATCTCAAGAAATTGGAGATGAATATTTATGGCCACAATCTATGCCATGCTTAATTCCTGATGGAAGTGAAATACCTATTGCTAAATATAATGAAGACTCTAAAGGACAAGAAGCAAAACGATACAGAGAAAAATTAATACATAAATATGGAGGAAAAAAACAACTTATTTCTGGCATACATTATAATTTTTCATTTAATGAGGAACTAATAAAAGTCTTGTATAAAGAGTATGGGGTAAAAGGTACTTATAAAACTTTTAAAAATAATATTTATCTAAAAGTTGCAAGAAATTATCTTAGATACAGATGGCTAATAATATACCTTTTAGGAGCTAGTCCTGTTTTACATGATACATATATGGAAAATAATAAGAATGAATTTAAAGAAATAGGATCAGACACATTATCTAATGATAAAGCTACATCTTATAGAAATGGAAAATATGGATATAGAAACAATACAGAGTTATTTCCAAACTATCATAGTGTAAATGACTATATTGAAAGCTTAAAAGCATTTATAAATGATGAAGTTATTGATAGTTATAAGGAATTATATAGTCAAATAAGATTAAAGCCTAAGAATAATGATGATTTTTTTAATTCCCTATTAGATGATGGAATAAACTATTTGGAATATAGAACTATAGATGTAAATCCTTTTGAAAAGAGTGGCATAGCTTTAAATGATTTATATTTTCTTCAAATATTTAATATATTTTTATTATTAAAAGAAGAAAGTGACTATGAAACTTGGCAACAAGAAGCATTGGAAAATCAAAATATTATATCAAATTTTGGACAATGCAATGCTGAACTAAAAAGAGATGGAGTATCTATATCAAGAGATAAGTGGGCATTAAAATTATTAGAAGAGATTAAAAACTTAAATAGTGAACTTAAACTTGGAAAAGAAAATGTTATAGATTCTATGATTGATAAAGTTAATAATAGTAATCTTACATATTCATATAGGATACTTGAAAAAATAAAAAATCAAGGATATGTTAATGGCTTTTTAAACTTATCAAAGAAATATAAAAATGATGCATATAATAATAGATTTAAATTTAATATATATGAAGATTTAGAATTATCTACTCAAATTTTGATAAAAGAAGCAATAAAAAGAGGCATTAAATTTAATATTATAGATCGAAGAGATAATTTTATTTCACTTCAAAAAGGTGAAAAGGTAGAGTATATAAAACAAGCAACTAAAACATCAAAAGACAATTATATTAGTGTTTTAATAATGGAAAATAAAGTGGTTACAAAGAAAGTACTTGAAAATAATAGTATTAATGTACCAAGGGGATATGAATTTACATCATTGAATGAAGCTACAAGTATGGTAGGGGAGTTTATTAATAGACCAATAGTTGTAAAACCTAAATCTACTAATTTTGGTATAGGAATAAGTATATTCACAGAAAAATGCGATAAAGAAGATGTTATATGTGCATTAAAAATAGCATTTAAGCATGATGATACAGTCTTAGTGGAAGAATTTGTAAGAGGAAAAGAATATAGATTTCTAGTAATAAATGATGAAGTTGAAGGAATATTACATAGAGTGCCAGCTAATGTTATTGGTGATAGCGTAAGTAGTATAAGAACTTTAGTGGAAATAAAAAATCAAGATCCATTAAGAGGATATCATTATAGAACACCATTAGAAAAAATAAATTTAGATGAAAATGCAAGATTATTTCTTAAACAACAAAATAAAGACTTTGACTATGTCCCTAAAAAAGATGAAATAGTATATTTAAGAGAAAATTCTAATATAAGTACAGGTGGAGATAGTATAGATTATACTGATGATATACCAGAAAAATTTAAAAATATAGCAATACAATGTGCAAAAGCAGTAAATGCAAAAATATGTGGAGTTGATATGATTATAGAAGATTATAGAGATGAAAATTCACAATATGCAATAATTGAACTTAATTTTAATCCAGCAATACATATTCATTCTTATCCATATAAGGGCACAGAAAGAAATATAGCTGTAAAAATACTAGATCTATTAGGATTTATTTAA
- a CDS encoding NUDIX hydrolase, which produces MVDELLDIYDKNGKKTGVIKKRGDRLQEGEFNFAIELWVINSNNEILIQKRAACRKVLPNIWGMTTGYIKSGEDTQSGCIREAKEEIDLEILKEDLNLICNLTHGNTMWDVFAVKKSYDISRAILQKEEVSEIRWVSINEFKEMINNGKAFKYSEIYDILNKIQEILMI; this is translated from the coding sequence ATGGTGGACGAGTTGTTAGATATATATGATAAGAATGGTAAAAAAACTGGAGTTATAAAAAAAAGGGGGGATAGGTTACAAGAAGGAGAATTTAATTTTGCAATTGAATTATGGGTTATAAATAGTAATAATGAAATATTAATTCAAAAAAGAGCTGCATGTAGAAAAGTATTACCCAATATTTGGGGTATGACAACTGGGTACATAAAAAGTGGAGAGGATACTCAAAGTGGATGTATAAGAGAGGCTAAAGAGGAAATAGATTTAGAAATACTGAAAGAAGATTTAAATCTTATCTGTAATTTAACACATGGAAATACTATGTGGGATGTGTTTGCAGTAAAAAAAAGTTATGATATATCAAGAGCAATTTTACAAAAAGAAGAAGTTAGCGAGATTAGATGGGTATCTATTAATGAATTTAAAGAAATGATAAACAATGGTAAAGCCTTTAAATACTCAGAAATATATGATATTTTAAATAAAATACAAGAAATACTAATGATATAA